In Vanrija pseudolonga chromosome 4, complete sequence, a single window of DNA contains:
- the iec1 gene encoding INO80 complex subunit 1 produces the protein MSSPPAGGRRKPRSSDSSRRHAAASTTDEELFYGSGSRGSRRAPPPPRAAARKHESSEVEEDEDESEMDVDDEIDGLLSGGEGEGDGGDGDGEGDGDGDGDGDDGKDELDESSEPRECQWDECPRVFGDQKGLVEHVTKDHIATGRQPYACLWRTCTRQGQKQASRHALLTHIRSHTGEKPYQCPHPGCGRNFTRSDAMNKHLRAIHGPESNNKRRRTNGLADEFAPSALDDEPAVIRDLAKDEDLSEVIHRLRSRDRVVFKAANPDEEAALRYVRERRPGGAPTKRGGRAKGRKSGAAADDDSKADKDKANDSGSEFDEGASKRYPVERAVEGYMVDPSGEGEIAVMGRSRWQAKYIMAKAKLMLVDEENKMRRDELAFWLEEEERVFGREDVKGESDAGEDEVDHRRR, from the exons ATGAGCTCGCCCCCagccggcgggcggcgcaagccgcggtcgtcggacagcagcaggcggcacgcagcggcgagcacgaccgacgaggagctgttCTACGGGTCCGGATCACGGggatcgcgccgcgccccgccaccaccgcgcgcagcggcgcgcaagcACGAGAgctccgaggtcgaggaagacgaggacgagagcgagatggacgtcgacgatGAGATTGACGGCCTCCTCtctggcggcgagggcgagggggacggcggcgacggggacggggaaggtgatggcgacggggATGGCGATGGagacgacggcaaggacgagctggatGAGAGCTCTGAGCCGCGAGAGTGCCAGTGGGACGAGTGCCCGCGCGTGTTTGGCGATCAAAagggcctcgtcgagcatgtCACCAAGG ACCACATTGCCACCGGACGACAGCCATACGCCTGCCTCTGGAGGACATGTACCCGCCAGGGCCAGAAACAAGCTAGTCGACACGCACTCCTCACGCATATACGCAGCCATACCGGTGAAAAGCCGTACCAGTGTCCTCATCCCG GCTGCGGAAGAAACTTTACCCGCTCCGACGCGATGAACAAGCACCTGCGCGCGATCCACGGCCCAGAGAGCAACAacaagcggcggcggaccaACGGCCTAGCGGACGAGTTTGCGCCCAgtgcgctcgacgacgagccggccgtcATCCGCGACctggccaaggacgaggatcTGTCCGAGGTGATCCACCGCCTGCGGAgccgcgaccgcgtcgtcttCAAGGCTGCGAAtcccgacgaggaggcggcgttACGCTACgtccgcgagcgccggccgggcggcgcgccgaccaagcgcggcggcagagcAAAGGGGCGCAAGAGCGGCGCTGCagcagacgacgacagcaaggcggacaaggacaaggccaaCGACTCGGGCAGCGAGTTCGACGAGGGCGCAAGTAAGCGATACCCCGTCGAGCGCGCAGTCGAGGGATACATGGTCGATCCtagcggcgagggcgaaaTCGCAGTCATGggccgctcgcgctggcaGGCAAAGTACATCatggccaaggccaagctcatgcttgtcgacgaggagaacaaGATGCGCCGTGACGAGTTAGCGTTCtggctcgaggaggaggagcgcgtgttcggccgcgaggacgtcaagggcgagagcgatgccggggaggacgaggtcgatcACCGCCGTAGGTAG
- the AAEL001134 gene encoding putative methylmalonate-semialdehyde dehydrogenase [acylating], mitochondrial — translation MLRSTRYMPVARLARGYASAAAAAAQTGSLSPLAAKAAEEVSAKWKGTSATGGNTKNYIGGEFVESKADRWLEVRDPASQTLINRVPETTGAEFDQAIAAASEAYKTWSKTSIMRRQRVMFELQHLIRQHTNDIAKSIVLEQGKTFVDAQGDVGRGLQVVESATAITSGLLGDKLEVTTDMDTYSRRTPLGVTAAITPFNFPAMIVLWSAALATVTGNTLVVKPSERDPGATMIIAELCERAGMPPGVFNVVHGSADTVNRICDDPAIKAISFVGGDNAGKHIYDRAIVKGKRVQANLGAKNHCVVMPDANKNLTLNAIAGAAFGAAGQRCMALSVAIFVGESRQWIPELIERGQALKVSGGFEPGTDLGPVISPQAKERIESYIASVPKEGGKILLDGRGYQVADYPEGNFVGPTVVECTTDMSAYKNEIFGPVLTIVSAETLDEAIEIINKSKYGNGTAIFTNSGTIARKFETEAEPGQIGINVAVPVPLPMFNWSGNKGSFMGDIPFYGKTGLEFYTQRKTTTALWPHADATSTRASVAMPQIN, via the exons ATGCTCAGGTCTACCCGTTACATGCCTGTTGCCCGCCTGGCCCGTGGCtacgccagcgccgccgctgccgccgcgcagaccggctcgctgtcgcccctcgctgccaaggccgccgaggaggtctCGGCCAAGTGGAAGGGCACCAGCGCGACCGGTGGTAACACCAAGAACTACATTGGCGGCGAGTTTGTCGAGTCCAAGGCCGACCGCTGGCTCGAGGTCCGCGACCCG GCTTCGCAGACCCTCATCAACCGCGTCCCCGAgaccaccggcgccgagttcGACCAGGCcatcgctgccgcctcggaGGCGTACAAGACGTGGTCCAAGACCTCGATCatgcgccgccagcgcgtcATGTTCGAGCTCCAGCACCTGATCCGCCAGCACACCAACGACATTGCCAAGTCGATTGTgctcgagcagggcaagACGTTCGTCGACGCCCAGGGTGACGTCGGCCGTGGTCTCCAG GTTGTTGAGTCTGCCACTGCCATCACTTCGGGCCTCCTGGGtgacaagctcgaggtcaCGACCGACATGGACACGTACTCGCGCCGCACCCCCCTCGGTGTCACTGCCGCCATCACCCCCTTCAACTTCCCCGCCATGATCGTCCTCTGGTCGGCTGCCCTCGCTACCGTTACCGGCAACACGCTCGTTGTCAAGCCCTCTGAGCGCGACCCCGGAGCCACCATGATCATTGCCGAGCTCTGTGAGCGCGCCGGCATGCCCCCTGGAGTGTTCAACGTTGTCCACGGCTCGGCCGACACTGTCAACCGCATCTGCGACGACCCCGCCATCAAGGCCATCTCGTTCGTTGGTGGTGACAACGCCGGCAAGCACATCTACGACCGCGCCATTGTCAAGGGCAAGCGTGTCCAGGCCAACCTCGGTGCCAAGAACCACTGTGTCGTCATGCCCGACGCCAACAAGAACCTCACCCTCAACGCCATTGCCGGTGCCGCCTTCGGTGCCGCTGGCCAGCGTTGCATGGCCCTCTCGGTCGCCATCTTTGTCGGCGAGTCGCGCCAGTGGATCCCCGAGCTCATTGAGCGCGGCCAGGCCCTCAAGGTCTCGGGCGGCTTCGAGCCCGGaaccgacctcggccccgtcATCTCGCCCCAGGCCAAGGAGCGCATCGAGAGCTACATCGCCTCGGTCCCCAAGGAGGGCGGCAAgatcctcctcgacggccgtgGCTACCAGGTCGCCGACTACCCCGAGGGCAACTTCGTCGGCCCCACCGTTGTCGAGTGCACCACCGACATGTCGGCTTACAAGAACGAGATCTTCGGCCCCGTCCTTACCATTGTCTCGGCCGAgaccctcgacgaggccattGAGATCATCAACAAGTCCAAGTACGGCAACGGCACCGCCATCTTCACCAACTCGGGCACCATTGCCCGCAAGTTcgagaccgaggccgagcccggACAGATTGGCATCAACGTTGCCGTCCCCGTTCCCCTCCCCATGTTCAACTGGTCGGGCAACAAGGGCTCGTTCATGGGCGACATCCCCTTCTACGGCAAGACTGGCCTCGAGTTCTACACCCAGCGCAAGACGACCACTGCTCTCTggccccacgccgacgcgaccagcacgcgcgcctcggtcgccATGCCCCAGATCAACTAA
- the Rnaseh2a gene encoding Ribonuclease H2 subunit A: protein MTDTTPVDPVDLDPIPALVDSYVFHSTLPDDATASTDANKQGWIMGIDEAGRGPVLGPMVYAAAYCPLVFKPTLEGIGFDDSKALSAETRQALWDAFKDNNDLCYSSATLSPQAISANMLRRVPVNLNRQAEEATMGLVQAALDRGLNIKECYVDALGPSQQWQDRLSLAFPSISFTVCPKADSIYKIVGAASIIAKVTRDRYIENWVDAEGPVANGGDEDVIRGSGYPSDPKTQAYLRNSIDPVFGYRGIVRFSWATVKVLLEKQAAPCAWADDVTQPSAASYFNADADRGQPKVWRQLGVSSVGEL, encoded by the exons ATGACAGACACAACCCCAGTCGACccggtcgacctcgaccctATCCCGGCCCTGGTCGACTCGTACGTCTTCCACTCGACCCTGCCAGACGACGCGACTGCGTCCACCGACGCGAACAAGCAGGGCTGGATCATGGgcatcgacgaggcgggccgagggc CCGTTCTCGGACCGATGGTGTATGCCGCTGCGTACTGCCCTTTGGTGTTCAAGCCCACGCTCGAGGGCATCGGCTTCGACG ACTCCAAAGCCCTCTCGGCCGAGACCCGCCAGGCCCTCTGGGACGCATTCAAGGACAACAACGACCTCTGCTACTCGTCCGCTACCCTCTCACCACAGGCTATCTCGGCCAACATGCTCCGCCGGGTGCCGGTCAACTTGAACcgacaggccgaggaggccaccATGGGGCTGGTGCAGGCTGCTTTGGACCGGGGGTTGAACATTAAAGAG TGCtacgtcgacgccctcggccctAGTCAGCAGTGGCAGGACCGGCTTTCCCTTGCGTTCCCGTCCATCTCGTTCACGGTGTGTCCCAAGGCCGACTCGATCTACAAGATTGTCGGTGCCGCATCGATCATTGCAAAAGTGACCCGTGATCGGTACATCGAGAACTGggtggacgccgaggggcCAGTGgcgaacggcggcgacgaggacgtcatTCGGGGGAGCGGATATCCGTCGG ATCCCAAGACACAAGCATACCTCCGCAACTCCATTGACCCCGTGTTCGGCTACCGCGGCATTGTGCGCTTCTCCTGGGCGACGGTCAAGGTGCTGCTCGAGAAACAGGCCGCACCATGCGCTTGGGCCGATGACGTTACGCAGCCATCAGCTGCAAGCTACTTCAATGCCGATGCGGACCGAGGTCAGCCCAAGGTCTGGCGGCAGCTGGGTGTGTCGTCAGTCGGCGAGCTGTAA